Below is a window of candidate division WOR-3 bacterium DNA.
ATGCTTCTGGTCCCGGTCGGGGCCTTGATTGGACACGCAGTAGGAACCCGGCTAGAATATTCGGCAGGCTATGAAGCCCATCAGGTTCTTGCAGCACGCACGAGCTGAGGCGGTGCGGCGTGAGATTCCGGCTGATATTGTTGAGCAGGTGATGCGAGGCCTGGAGCAGGTAGTTCCCGAGCACGGCGGGCTCTCGGCCCGCCAGTAGCGGGTTGAGTTCGAGGGAAAGCTGTATCTGGTGCGCGTGGTTGTTGCCGAGCAACCAGATGCTTTCGTCGTTGTTACGGTGTATCGGACCAGCAGGATTGAAAAGTACTGGAGGGTAGAATGAAAGTAACTTATGACCAGGAAGTGGACGTTCTGAGGGTCGTGTTCAGCGGCGCAGAAGTGCAGGAGAGCGACGAGGACAAGCCCGGCGTAATTCTTGACTATGACAAGGATGGTAACGTAGTCGGACTGGAGATTCTGAACGCCTCGAAGCGGGTGGAGAATCCACGCGCAGTGGAGTACGCCGTCGCTGGCTGAGCGCCGCAACAGAGAAAGAGACAGAGTTCCACACCGCATTTCCGTAACCTGATTACCCTCCTTCGCTAGTAGTTTTTTTGTCCTGCATCCGGGCGTAGCGCCGCTCTGTCATTGGTCTGTGACTTCGGCAACCACTATTGGGTGGCTTGGCCGGATGG
It encodes the following:
- a CDS encoding DUF2283 domain-containing protein, coding for MKVTYDQEVDVLRVVFSGAEVQESDEDKPGVILDYDKDGNVVGLEILNASKRVENPRAVEYAVAG